A genome region from Triticum aestivum cultivar Chinese Spring chromosome 2B, IWGSC CS RefSeq v2.1, whole genome shotgun sequence includes the following:
- the LOC123038796 gene encoding disease resistance protein RGA5: MDLATGAMGTLLPKLAELLSKEYKLQKGVKEGVRSLEEEMRSMQAVLQVVGEVPRDQLDVQVKLWAGEVRELSFKMEDVVDKFLVHVDDGSQPAGKLNKLKRLTKKMASLFTKGKDRHDIAHAITDINKQVKVIAERRARYNLDNIVIRPAAVTVNPLLQALYTEMTELVGIDGKRDQVLMKLLSNEDNVSKQKLKIVSVVGFGGLGKTTLVKAVYDKIKGDFDCRAFVSVGRKAEPRKVLMDILIDLDVGGSQLTLLDETQLIKKLREYLDRKRYLVVIDDIWDAKLWTVINYAFSKGNNAGSRLITTTRIVDVSKLCCSSTNDSVYQMEPLSDDDSKRLFHKRIFSQENGCPRDFEEVSRDILKKCGGVPLAIITIASVLASDQKVNSHDEWHILLESIGRGLIEHPSIEEMLRILSFSYYDLPSHLKTCLLYLSMFPEDTRIEKDQLIWMWIAERFIQCETTTSSMFQIGETYFNEIVNRSLLQPVYDGHGIVHACRVHDSVLDLICLLSREENFVSVLNGSISSQGNVRRLSLQKITEEEHETTPLESVNMLQLRSIATFEPAISLMSRLSSFAVLRVLNLSTCALGDHNLQGLWSLVHLRYLGLSNTGLCELPEEVGKLQFLQVLDVSRNRGIERLPSSVTKLRRLMCLLYEERCNQLPDGIGNLTAMEELSCIHADSLSIVKEIGNMKRLRKFEILFEQMSLELEEAFAKSLEEMSNVQSVTIRIKNGGSKMMDLLGEKWVPPQGLRELISHGKKGCKFSRLPAWIRENPSHLSHLSNLQICVKEVQQVDVGLLGRLPALHTLALQSLRQGLLLVNADGFRCVTIFCLWSNSPGQVIFQPGALPKAVMVLLHVGLQVSKQEAAGDDGDLFDMGIGNLPSLRSVNVKFKFCPSLPRRDVKKANSALGTALRAHPNRPSYASVQGLIMEHFITSLVEDQQSKFEKAYAREKLQRKSKGGEMVPNLQAVFGCIAFHTKRKDNNTSTAAVKLVLNY; encoded by the exons ATGGATCTGGCAACGGGCGCCATGGGCACCCTGCTGCCCAAGCTGGCCGAGCTCCTCAGCAAGGAGTACAAGCTGCAGAAGGGCGTCAAGGAAGGTGTTAGATCTCTTGAGGAAGAGATGAGaagcatgcaagctgtcctccaagtGGTGGGCGAGGTGCCACGGGACCAGCTCGATGTCCAGGTCAAGCTCTGGGCAGGGGAGGTGAGGGAGCTTTCCTTCAAAATGGAAGACGTTGTTGACAAGTTCCTGGTACATGTCGATGACGGTTCTCAGCCTGCCGGCAAGTTGAACAAGCTCAAACGGCTCACCAAGAAGATGGCCAGCTTGTTCACCAAGGGGAAGGATCGCCACGATATTGCACATGCGATCACTGACATCAACAAGCAAGTCAAAGTGATTGCTGAAAGGCGTGCAAGGTACAATCTCGACAATATTGTCATCAGGCCTGCAGCCGTCACAGTCAATCCTCTCCTTCAGGCTCTGTACACGGAAATGACAGAGCTCGTTGGCATTGATGGGAAAAGGGACCAAGTGCTAATGAAGTTGCTCTCAAACGAGGACAATGTGTCCAAGCAAAAGTTGAAGATTGTCTCTGTTGTTGGATTTGGAGGATTGGGCAAGACTACTCTTGTCAAAGcagtttatgacaagatcaaggggGATTTCGATTGCAGGGCTTTTGTTTCTGTCGGGCGAAAGGCTGAGCCAAGAAAAGTTTTGATGGACATCCTTATTGATCTTGATGTGGGAGGAAGTCAACTCACACTGTTGGATGAAACACAGCTCATCAAGAAACTCCGAGAATATCTCGACAGAAAAAG GTACCTCGTTGTAATTGATGATATATGGGATGCAAAATTATGGACAGTCATCAACTACGCATTCTCCAAGGGTAACAATGCTGGTAGTCGGCTAATCACGACAACTCGTATAGTGGATGTATCTAAATTATGTTGCTCATCTACTAATGATTCAGTTTATCAAATGGAACCTCTTAGTGATGACGATTCCAAAAGGCTCTTCCATAAACGGATATTTTCTCAAGAGAATGGATGTCCTCGTGATTTTGAAGAAGTATCTAGAGATATATTGAAGAAATGTGGTGGTGTGCCATTAGCCATCATTACAATAGCTAGTGTTTTGGCTAGTGATCAGAAAGTAAATTCACATGATGAGTGGCATATTTTGCTAGAGTCTATTGGGCGTGGACTTATCGAACACCCCAGTATAGAGGAGATGTTGAGGATACTATCGTTCAGCTATTATGACCTGCCTAGTCATCTCAAGACATGCTTATTATATCTAAGCATGTTTCCAGAAGATACTAGGATCGAGAAAGATCAGTTGATATGGATGTGGATTGCCGAAAGGTTCATCCAATGTGAAACAACaacatctagtatgtttcagattgGAGAAACTTACTTTAATGAGATTGTGAATAGAAGCCTTCTCCAGCCGGTATACGATGGTCATGGCATTGTACATGCCTGCCGTGTACACGATAGTGTGTTGGATCTAATTTGTCTTTTGTCAAGGGAAGAGAACTTTGTCAGTGTATTGAATGGTAGCATTTCATCTCAGGGCAATGTCCGCCGGCTGTCCCTCCAGAAGATTACCGAAGAAGAACATGAAACCACACCGCTCGAATCTGTGAATATGCTACAACTGAGGTCCATTGCAACATTTGAACCTGCTATTAGTCTAATGTCTCGCCTCTCAAGCTTTGCTGTTTTACGTGTACTGAATTTGAGTACATGTGCACTTGGTGATCATAATCTTCAGGGGTTATGGAGTTTAGTTCACCTGAGGTACCTAGGCCTATCCAATACAGGACTTTGTGAGCTCCCGGAAGAGGTTGGAAAGTTGCAGTTTTTACAGGTGTTGGATGTGAGTCGAAACCGTGGTATAGAACGACTGCCATCGAGTGTTACTAAACTGAGAAGATTGATGTGCCTACTTTATGAGGAAAGATGCAATCAGCTTCCAGATGGTATTGGAAACCTGACAGCAATGGAAGAGTTGAGTTGTATCCATGCTGACTCTCTAAGCATTGTGAAAGAGATAGGCAACATGAAAAGATTGAGGAAGTTTGAAATTTTGTTTGAGCAAATGAGCTTGGAGTTGGAGGAAGCTTTTGCGAAATCACTAGAGGAAATGTCCAACGTCCAAAGTGTAACCATTCGTATAAAAAATGGTGGATCTAAGATGATGGATCTCTTGGGGGAAAAGTGGGTTCCCCCTCAAGGTCTCCGGGAATTGATATCACATGGTAAAAAAGGATGTAAATTCTCTAGGCTGCCAGCATGGATAAGAGAGAACCCCTCGCACCTTTCACATCTCTCAAACTTACAAATTTGTGTGAAGGAGGTGCAACAGGTGGATGTGGGACTGCTTGGAAGATTGCCGGCTCTTCATACTCTTGCATTGCAGAGCCTTCGCCAAGGGCTGCTACTTGTCAATGCTGATGGGTTCCGTTGTGTAACAATATTCTGCTTGTGGTCCAATTCGCCGGGCCAAGTCATATTCCAGCCAGGAGCATTGCCCAAGGCGGTAATGGTTCTGCTCCATGTCGGTCTACAGGTTTCAAAACAGGAAGCAGCTGGCGACGATGGTGATTTGTTTGACATGGGTATCGGGAACCTTCCGTCCCTTCGGAGTGTCAATGTCAAATTCAAATTCTGCCCTTCGCTGCCACGACGGGACGTCAAGAAAGCGAATTCTGCACTGGGGACTGCACTCCGTGCCCATCCTAACAGACCCTCTTACGCCTCCGTACAAG GGTT GATTATGGAGCATTTTATAACATCATTGGTAGAAGATCAACAATCAAAGTTTGAAAAAGCTTATGCCAGAGAGAAATTGCAGAGGAAGAGCAAAGGAGGGGAGATGGTTCCAAACTTGCAAGCCGTCTTTGGCTGcattgccttccacaccaagagAAAAGATAACAACACCTCGACAGCTGCCG TAAAG TTAGTACTGAACTACTGA